In Chryseobacterium oranimense, a single window of DNA contains:
- a CDS encoding S41 family peptidase: MKNYSIILLAAALSSCSSVRRHNEQSTACIGTEELKEDIDYAYLKLQKMHPQLYWYISKKDLDYKFDSLKKTVDQPLTPLQFYFKLQPVIADIREGHLALRIPRKKFSKKEIKSLEHKKGMFSRFEYYIKDNRLFIVQNKDSINDIKPGTEVLSINHIPVSDYIKKYRALISSDGYNDTFQPYFLKDVFFNFYTAENGFADKAYLETLYNGKKQVYILHRESKSITDLEKDKEQEKRTPEKKVNDYVAFTDSYNRNFKFLDKDSTTAYLKIQSFSSDYSDRFYKETFEKIKNAGSSYLIIDVRNNYGGSLHEINNLYSYLAQEPYVLIKPSQLTSRITPLRTNYFRKSSPFQYAFKSLAYPTYVFAQTFSTYKKDGKVYYKMKAAKPTKPKKDAFQGKVFVLINGGSFSASSIITAKLKYDKRAILVGEETGGANDGTVAGFYSYQKLPHSRINFPIGLLLVQPNIDFQNTKRGVSPDVTIKESMQDIINKKDPQLEWVKKEIAKEKQNR, translated from the coding sequence TTGAAAAATTATTCGATAATACTGCTGGCTGCAGCACTTTCCTCATGCTCATCTGTTAGAAGGCATAATGAGCAGAGTACTGCATGTATTGGCACTGAAGAGCTTAAAGAGGATATAGATTACGCCTATTTAAAGCTTCAGAAAATGCATCCCCAGCTTTATTGGTACATTTCTAAAAAGGATCTTGACTATAAATTTGACAGCCTTAAAAAAACCGTCGACCAGCCGCTAACTCCGCTCCAGTTTTATTTTAAACTACAGCCTGTAATTGCTGACATCCGTGAAGGGCATCTGGCATTGAGAATTCCCAGAAAAAAATTTTCTAAAAAGGAAATTAAATCTCTTGAACACAAAAAAGGAATGTTCAGCCGTTTCGAATATTATATAAAAGACAATCGTCTGTTTATTGTTCAAAATAAAGATTCCATAAACGATATAAAACCGGGAACTGAGGTTTTATCAATCAACCATATTCCTGTATCCGACTATATAAAGAAATACCGTGCCCTGATCAGCAGTGACGGATATAATGATACTTTTCAGCCTTACTTTTTAAAGGATGTTTTTTTCAATTTTTATACAGCAGAAAACGGTTTTGCAGACAAAGCCTATTTAGAAACTCTTTATAACGGCAAAAAACAAGTATATATCCTTCACCGGGAATCTAAATCCATTACTGATCTGGAAAAAGATAAAGAACAGGAAAAACGGACTCCGGAAAAGAAAGTCAATGATTATGTAGCCTTTACTGATTCTTATAACCGGAATTTTAAATTCCTGGATAAAGACAGTACAACAGCTTATTTAAAGATCCAAAGCTTTTCAAGCGATTATTCGGACCGGTTTTATAAAGAAACATTTGAAAAAATAAAGAACGCAGGATCCTCCTATTTAATTATAGATGTCCGCAACAATTATGGCGGATCCCTACACGAGATCAATAACCTGTACTCTTATCTTGCCCAGGAACCCTATGTACTGATAAAGCCATCACAGCTTACCTCGAGGATTACTCCGCTTAGAACCAATTATTTCAGGAAAAGTTCTCCTTTCCAGTATGCTTTTAAAAGCCTTGCCTATCCCACGTATGTTTTTGCACAAACTTTCAGCACTTATAAAAAGGACGGGAAAGTATACTACAAAATGAAGGCCGCCAAACCTACAAAACCAAAAAAGGATGCTTTCCAGGGTAAAGTATTTGTACTGATCAACGGCGGTAGTTTTTCTGCATCCTCAATTATCACCGCAAAACTGAAATACGATAAAAGAGCAATTCTGGTTGGCGAAGAAACGGGAGGCGCCAATGATGGAACCGTAGCCGGGTTTTATTCTTACCAGAAACTTCCTCACTCAAGGATCAATTTCCCGATAGGATTATTGCTGGTACAACCCAATATTGATTTTCAAAATACCAAAAGAGGTGTTTCCCCGGATGTCACCATTAAAGAAAGTATGCAGGACATTATTAACAAAAAGGATCCACAACTGGAATGGGTGAAAAAAGAAATCGCCAAGGAAAAACAAAACAGATAA
- a CDS encoding MBL fold metallo-hydrolase: protein MNRRELLKSGLMAGALSFVPFSGVFAGTKMLPLNFEEDLSGFKKIKFGELELFILTDGYIHEKSIDTFAPRADISQLKAILRDNFRSDDSIDMAMNLMLVKTKDRLILLDAGMGIFADERTGFILKSLQKAGFSPKDITDVFISHAHPDHIGGVVDKQNNLVFPNANFHISKIEYDFWLQASIKDFKNSFLKNQPEFLNQIIPPIQNILKTIRPKLKFYDFKKPLFDHFSFQLAPGHTPGLTVMTISSGTEKLMYIADLIHSDVILFPHPEWGFSGDTDLDIAAESRKKLLNQLAETRTKAFAYHLPWPGLGFTKKKNAAYEWIPEIFMS from the coding sequence ATGAACAGAAGAGAACTTTTAAAAAGCGGACTGATGGCAGGCGCATTAAGCTTCGTCCCTTTTTCTGGTGTCTTTGCAGGCACTAAAATGCTCCCGCTCAATTTTGAGGAAGATCTTTCGGGATTTAAAAAGATCAAGTTTGGTGAACTGGAACTTTTTATTCTTACGGACGGATACATTCACGAGAAAAGTATTGATACATTTGCTCCAAGAGCAGATATTTCCCAGCTAAAAGCAATTCTAAGGGATAATTTCCGCTCCGACGACTCTATAGACATGGCGATGAATCTGATGCTTGTTAAAACAAAGGACAGGCTCATTTTACTGGATGCCGGAATGGGTATTTTTGCGGATGAAAGAACAGGATTTATTCTGAAAAGTTTACAGAAAGCCGGATTTTCTCCAAAAGATATAACAGATGTTTTCATCTCCCATGCTCATCCGGATCACATTGGCGGGGTGGTAGATAAACAGAATAATCTGGTTTTTCCCAATGCTAATTTCCATATCTCAAAAATTGAATATGATTTCTGGCTGCAGGCTTCCATCAAAGATTTTAAAAACAGCTTTTTAAAGAATCAGCCGGAATTCCTTAACCAGATCATTCCGCCTATCCAGAATATCCTTAAAACAATCCGCCCGAAGCTGAAATTTTATGATTTTAAAAAGCCTCTGTTCGATCATTTCAGTTTTCAGCTGGCTCCGGGACATACACCCGGCCTTACGGTCATGACAATTTCTTCAGGCACTGAAAAGCTCATGTATATTGCAGACCTGATCCATTCTGATGTTATTCTTTTTCCACACCCCGAATGGGGATTTTCAGGTGATACGGATCTGGATATTGCTGCAGAATCCCGTAAGAAATTACTTAATCAGTTGGCAGAAACCAGAACCAAAGCTTTTGCTTATCATCTTCCGTGGCCGGGCCTTGGCTTTACAAAGAAAAAGAATGCTGCCTATGAATGGATTCCGGAGATTTTTATGAGTTAA
- a CDS encoding heme-binding domain-containing protein: MDSANKKRTIKPIAIVFLATIAVFAILQLFNPPIEGKPVAKKIEAPREVLAILENSCFNCHSNEQNLSWYDKIAPLSWAVSKDVKRAKEVLNFSEWNYSPAEHQGKMYAILNMMQSGKMPLHEYTLLHPSAKITTKDIGTVRKYTLSLSSLSSTKKEKDSHLHLETNHSPDPAKFPVSPNGVKYTDDFKNWKVISMSTLFDHSIRVIYGNDIAVKAIETENFHPWPDGSIIVKSVWKQEQMADGEVRAGEFVNTQFMVKDADKYTDTEGWGFAKFSGNNLHPTGKTASFAKESCIACHRQLAEKTGYLFDVPMKINTERLIKNLEK; encoded by the coding sequence ATGGACTCAGCAAATAAAAAAAGAACAATAAAACCAATCGCCATTGTATTTTTGGCGACAATAGCCGTATTTGCCATTTTACAGCTTTTCAATCCTCCTATCGAAGGAAAACCTGTTGCAAAAAAAATTGAAGCTCCCCGTGAAGTTCTTGCCATTCTGGAAAATTCATGTTTTAACTGTCATTCCAATGAGCAGAATTTAAGCTGGTATGATAAAATAGCTCCCCTTTCATGGGCTGTGAGTAAAGACGTGAAAAGAGCGAAAGAAGTTTTAAACTTTTCAGAATGGAATTATTCACCAGCCGAACATCAGGGAAAAATGTATGCTATTTTAAATATGATGCAGAGCGGAAAAATGCCGCTTCATGAATACACTTTACTCCACCCTTCAGCCAAAATCACAACAAAAGATATTGGAACAGTCAGAAAATATACCCTTTCATTATCCAGTCTTAGTTCAACAAAAAAAGAAAAAGATTCCCACCTGCATCTTGAAACCAATCACAGCCCTGATCCGGCAAAATTTCCGGTTTCTCCTAATGGAGTAAAGTATACGGATGATTTTAAAAACTGGAAAGTGATCAGTATGAGTACACTTTTCGATCACTCGATCCGTGTCATTTATGGAAATGACATTGCAGTAAAAGCGATTGAAACAGAGAATTTTCATCCGTGGCCGGATGGAAGCATCATCGTAAAATCGGTCTGGAAGCAGGAGCAGATGGCAGATGGAGAAGTGAGAGCCGGAGAATTTGTCAATACCCAGTTTATGGTAAAAGATGCTGACAAATACACAGATACAGAAGGCTGGGGATTTGCCAAATTTTCAGGGAATAACCTTCACCCCACCGGAAAAACTGCCTCATTTGCAAAAGAATCATGTATCGCCTGCCATCGTCAATTGGCTGAGAAAACCGGCTATTTATTTGACGTTCCGATGAAAATCAACACTGAAAGATTAATTAAAAACCTTGAGAAATAA
- a CDS encoding helix-turn-helix domain-containing protein, with protein MESRETIKEFYLRNAPMERVDTAATSGIGHFNVFSRESCSLVSPYSRRDYYKISLIIGKGKLHYANKWIHVDRPALLFSNPVVPYSWEADDEDQKGWFCLFTDQFLQNGTRLRNLMDSQLFKIGGTPVFFVDEDQQAIISGLFTKMMTEIQTEYMHKYDMLRACLHLMIHEAMKMRPAESFEPYQNASHRVVSLFMELLERQFPIDSPEAFLKLKTPNDYAQNLSIHVNSLNRAVKEMTGKTTSQQIASRITQEANALLKHTDWNISEIAYGLGFEEPAYFTNFFKKQTGLAPNEARTTVV; from the coding sequence ATGGAATCCAGAGAAACAATTAAAGAATTTTATTTACGGAATGCTCCTATGGAAAGAGTGGATACCGCAGCGACGTCTGGGATAGGTCATTTTAATGTCTTTTCGCGCGAAAGTTGCTCATTGGTATCACCTTACAGCAGGAGAGACTATTATAAAATTTCGCTCATCATAGGAAAAGGAAAACTTCATTATGCCAACAAATGGATTCATGTAGACCGCCCGGCGCTCTTATTTTCCAATCCTGTGGTTCCTTATTCCTGGGAAGCGGATGATGAGGATCAAAAAGGCTGGTTCTGCCTGTTTACGGACCAGTTCCTGCAAAATGGGACACGTCTTAGAAATCTCATGGATTCCCAGCTTTTTAAAATTGGCGGAACTCCCGTTTTCTTTGTTGATGAAGATCAGCAAGCCATCATCTCCGGCCTTTTTACCAAGATGATGACCGAGATTCAGACAGAGTATATGCACAAATATGATATGCTTCGTGCCTGCCTTCATCTTATGATTCATGAAGCTATGAAAATGCGGCCTGCAGAGAGTTTTGAGCCTTATCAGAATGCTTCCCACAGAGTAGTGTCATTGTTTATGGAGCTGTTGGAAAGGCAGTTTCCGATCGACAGTCCCGAAGCATTCCTGAAACTAAAAACACCTAATGATTATGCGCAGAACCTTTCTATTCATGTCAATTCTTTAAACCGGGCAGTCAAAGAAATGACCGGGAAAACGACAAGTCAGCAGATTGCTTCCCGGATCACTCAGGAAGCCAATGCTTTGCTGAAACATACGGACTGGAATATTTCCGAGATTGCCTACGGCTTAGGATTCGAAGAGCCTGCCTATTTTACCAATTTCTTTAAAAAACAGACCGGATTGGCTCCCAATGAAGCCAGAACAACAGTTGTTTGA
- a CDS encoding RNA polymerase sigma factor encodes MSLMEKEFLEKIEKHKGVIFKISKMYMDDQDDQNDLYQEIIYQAWKSYGDFQRRSDFSTWLYRTALNTAIVFLRSEKKRSFIQNQGIENLVVPQESYNDADDRNMKLMYEAIHQLSPIDKALIFFFLEDFSGKEIASQLGITEVNARVKLNRAKTKLKEIIEKQKNTSDLKQNKWS; translated from the coding sequence ATGTCTTTAATGGAAAAGGAATTTTTGGAGAAAATAGAGAAGCATAAAGGTGTTATCTTTAAGATCTCTAAAATGTATATGGATGATCAGGATGATCAGAATGATCTCTATCAGGAGATCATTTATCAGGCCTGGAAATCATACGGCGATTTCCAGAGGAGAAGTGACTTCTCAACCTGGCTCTACAGAACTGCACTTAATACAGCAATCGTATTTCTTCGTAGCGAAAAAAAACGTAGTTTTATACAAAATCAGGGCATAGAGAATCTTGTTGTTCCGCAGGAGTCTTATAATGATGCAGATGACAGAAATATGAAGTTAATGTATGAAGCCATCCATCAGCTCAGCCCTATAGACAAAGCACTGATCTTTTTCTTTTTGGAAGATTTTTCTGGTAAAGAAATTGCCAGCCAGTTGGGCATAACTGAAGTGAATGCCCGCGTAAAACTGAACAGGGCCAAAACAAAACTGAAGGAGATTATCGAAAAGCAAAAGAACACATCGGATTTAAAACAAAACAAATGGAGTTAG
- a CDS encoding MBL fold metallo-hydrolase, producing MMYLILLAVVLAAVYLIVMNMPAFGTKPEGRRLERIRRSKLYKNGKFQNISHTPPIAEGYSTIKVTYDFILGKKHPLLKPLKAIPSIHTDLKKIRKDEDVFIWLGHSSYYLQTDGISFLIDPVLSVYGSPFKYFNKAFKGSDIFKPEDIPDLDYLVITHDHFDHLDYPTVKSIKDRTGMAIVPLGVGAHLERWGYREENLIEDEWGAQVLLKNDLKITFTPARHFSGRKIKQNNTLWTSYVLETPTKKIFLGGDSGYDSHFEAIGREFGPFDYAVLENGQYDEAWRYIHALPEDVVQAAIDLKAENIIPVHSSKFALALHPWNEPLQKITDLGKEKGLRILTPMIGEVLNMNSTRHQFKEWWKE from the coding sequence ATGATGTATTTGATTTTACTGGCCGTAGTTTTGGCAGCGGTTTACCTTATTGTGATGAATATGCCTGCTTTCGGGACAAAGCCGGAAGGCAGAAGGCTGGAACGGATCAGAAGATCGAAACTTTATAAAAACGGAAAATTCCAGAATATAAGTCATACCCCGCCTATAGCTGAAGGATACAGCACCATAAAAGTTACTTACGATTTTATCCTGGGAAAAAAACATCCCCTTCTAAAACCTCTGAAAGCTATTCCTTCCATTCATACAGATTTAAAAAAAATACGGAAAGATGAAGACGTTTTTATCTGGCTGGGACATTCGTCTTATTACCTGCAGACGGATGGCATTTCTTTTCTTATAGATCCTGTACTGAGTGTATATGGTTCTCCGTTTAAGTATTTTAACAAAGCTTTTAAAGGCTCGGATATATTTAAGCCGGAAGATATTCCCGATCTGGATTACCTGGTGATTACCCATGACCATTTTGACCATCTGGATTATCCTACCGTAAAATCAATTAAAGACCGGACGGGAATGGCTATAGTGCCTTTAGGTGTAGGGGCTCACCTTGAAAGATGGGGTTACCGTGAGGAAAATTTAATTGAAGATGAATGGGGAGCCCAGGTTCTTTTGAAAAATGATCTGAAAATTACCTTTACGCCGGCAAGGCATTTTTCGGGAAGAAAAATAAAGCAGAACAACACGCTGTGGACATCCTATGTTTTGGAAACTCCCACAAAAAAGATATTTCTGGGCGGTGACAGCGGTTACGACTCCCATTTCGAAGCAATAGGACGCGAATTTGGACCTTTTGACTATGCTGTTCTGGAAAACGGGCAATATGACGAAGCCTGGCGATACATCCATGCGCTTCCGGAAGATGTGGTCCAGGCTGCCATTGACCTTAAGGCTGAAAATATTATTCCTGTTCACTCTTCAAAATTTGCGCTAGCACTCCATCCCTGGAATGAGCCGCTTCAGAAAATAACAGACTTAGGAAAAGAAAAAGGACTTCGTATACTTACCCCGATGATTGGGGAAGTTTTAAATATGAATAGTACCCGCCATCAGTTCAAAGAATGGTGGAAAGAATAA
- a CDS encoding DUF1223 domain-containing protein, whose product MILKNLFTVSAFTTLMLAASAFVQKEEIRETKPVFPSENNGFAVLELFTSEGCSSCPPADELMGQIEKEYRNRPVYILSYHVDYWNRMAWKDRFSSAENSQRQQWYSRLLQSQTYTPQLVVNGREEFVGSERNSIENALQNVLFDTKNTSVNLSAKISQKTVTVNYKTAATDPQNKLLISLVERKSSTQVGGGENEGHRLQHWQIVHQQNNISLKDAPEGMTNFKLPENFSPENWEVIGFIQNLKTGIISGAAKTAVQ is encoded by the coding sequence ATGATTCTAAAAAATCTATTCACAGTAAGTGCTTTTACCACTTTAATGCTTGCAGCTTCTGCATTTGTACAGAAAGAGGAGATTAGAGAAACAAAACCTGTTTTTCCTTCTGAAAACAATGGCTTTGCTGTTCTGGAGCTTTTCACTTCCGAAGGCTGTTCAAGCTGTCCTCCCGCCGATGAGCTGATGGGGCAGATTGAAAAAGAATACAGGAACCGGCCTGTTTATATTCTCTCCTATCACGTAGACTACTGGAACCGTATGGCATGGAAAGACCGGTTCAGCAGTGCTGAAAATTCACAACGTCAGCAATGGTACAGCCGCCTTCTCCAGTCACAGACTTACACCCCGCAACTGGTTGTGAATGGAAGAGAGGAATTTGTAGGTTCTGAAAGAAATTCTATAGAAAACGCTCTTCAAAATGTACTGTTTGATACTAAAAATACTTCCGTAAACCTTTCTGCAAAAATTTCACAGAAAACTGTTACCGTTAATTATAAAACCGCTGCAACTGATCCTCAAAACAAATTACTGATCAGCCTGGTTGAAAGGAAATCATCCACTCAGGTTGGAGGAGGCGAAAATGAAGGTCATCGTCTGCAGCATTGGCAGATTGTTCATCAGCAAAACAACATCTCACTGAAAGATGCCCCTGAAGGAATGACAAATTTCAAACTTCCTGAAAATTTTTCTCCCGAAAACTGGGAAGTCATCGGCTTTATTCAAAATCTGAAAACCGGAATAATCTCAGGTGCTGCGAAAACAGCAGTTCAATGA
- a CDS encoding DoxX family protein — protein MKTKTTKIIYWSGAIFMSIWFGASGFFELTKNPVVWDITQQLGYPAHFIYILGVFKLSGILVLLLPNRLLKLKEWVFAGMFFDIIFAFFSKIAVLGFAATIDAVIAFIVLSVTYIMFRKLYSPELIFGEA, from the coding sequence ATGAAAACAAAAACAACAAAAATCATTTACTGGTCAGGAGCAATTTTTATGTCAATCTGGTTCGGAGCAAGCGGCTTTTTTGAGCTTACCAAAAATCCTGTCGTATGGGATATTACTCAACAGCTTGGCTATCCGGCTCATTTTATTTATATACTCGGTGTATTTAAACTGTCGGGAATTCTGGTTCTTCTTCTTCCCAACCGTTTACTAAAGTTGAAAGAATGGGTATTCGCCGGAATGTTTTTCGACATCATTTTCGCATTTTTCTCTAAGATTGCGGTGCTGGGTTTTGCTGCCACTATAGATGCAGTAATCGCATTTATCGTTCTTTCTGTAACGTATATCATGTTCAGAAAGCTATATTCTCCTGAACTTATTTTTGGAGAAGCGTAG
- a CDS encoding sensor histidine kinase: MQQQKIKISPAVIWTSSLFLGILSSVPQLASHAFNWKEAVVNSAITAAFSIIMWYLNIYLLNRSTGKRKQNISYSSLLTALASGMVIMFGLAWIQQLILSHINFGPVMLMVEVRGILINLVCYMFLTLLQNNYAGQQVQLELEKVKSDNLGAQYELLKQQVNPHFLFNSLNTLKSMAETHDSETVDFIIKLSDFYRFTLESRKLDLITVQEEMKIVEAYLFLQKARFGEGILFTDELKNEDFKTLIPPFTLQLLIENCIKHNIISQSKPLHIKIYSSENSIVIENPIQRKIAAEESLGVGLDNIKKRFSHLLEHEIEIYSDEKTFQIKLPLIHEYHHH, translated from the coding sequence ATGCAGCAGCAAAAAATAAAAATTTCACCGGCCGTCATCTGGACAAGTTCTCTTTTCTTGGGAATTTTATCTTCAGTACCTCAGCTGGCTTCTCATGCATTCAACTGGAAAGAAGCGGTAGTAAATTCAGCCATCACTGCAGCATTTTCTATTATTATGTGGTACCTCAATATTTATCTCTTAAACCGAAGTACAGGCAAACGGAAACAGAATATTTCGTATTCAAGCTTACTGACAGCTCTGGCATCAGGAATGGTGATCATGTTTGGTCTGGCCTGGATCCAACAGCTTATTCTGTCGCATATTAATTTTGGTCCTGTCATGCTGATGGTCGAGGTTAGAGGAATACTGATCAATCTTGTATGTTATATGTTCCTCACATTGCTTCAGAATAATTATGCAGGTCAGCAAGTACAGCTGGAACTGGAAAAGGTGAAAAGTGACAATCTGGGTGCCCAATATGAATTACTGAAACAGCAGGTGAATCCACATTTCCTTTTCAACAGCCTGAATACGTTAAAATCGATGGCAGAAACCCATGATTCCGAAACGGTGGATTTCATTATTAAACTTTCTGATTTTTACAGATTTACTCTTGAAAGCAGAAAACTAGATCTTATCACAGTTCAGGAAGAAATGAAAATCGTAGAAGCTTATCTTTTTCTTCAAAAAGCACGTTTTGGTGAAGGAATTTTATTTACAGACGAACTTAAAAACGAAGATTTTAAGACCCTCATCCCTCCTTTTACCCTGCAGCTTCTGATAGAAAACTGTATCAAGCACAATATTATCTCTCAAAGCAAGCCATTACACATTAAAATATATAGTTCTGAGAACAGCATTGTTATTGAAAATCCTATTCAGAGGAAAATCGCAGCAGAAGAATCTTTAGGGGTGGGCCTTGACAATATAAAAAAGCGTTTCAGTCATCTGCTGGAACACGAAATCGAAATTTATTCAGACGAAAAAACTTTTCAAATAAAATTACCTTTGATCCATGAATATCATCATCATTGA
- a CDS encoding LytTR family DNA-binding domain-containing protein: MNIIIIEDEFRAAKSLQNLISDLKPESRILGVYDSIETSVEALSKDIQPDLIFMDIQLSDGLSFEILKAVEITCPIIFCTAFDQYMLDAFKSKGIDYILKPFSRDDISEALKKVDELRKFFRKNELPDIESLLQKISQPEGKSSFLVFKNQKYTTIATENIAYFYIHNEITHLVTFDKEQFQLSQPLGQVAEQVSGKQFFRINRQYLVNFKAIKEMEHYFQRKILVKLVIETPEKLLINKEKTHSFFTWLEDR; the protein is encoded by the coding sequence ATGAATATCATCATCATTGAAGACGAATTTAGGGCAGCAAAATCCCTCCAGAATCTCATTTCAGATTTAAAACCTGAATCCAGAATCCTGGGAGTGTATGATAGTATTGAGACCAGCGTTGAAGCTTTATCAAAAGATATACAACCGGATCTTATCTTTATGGACATCCAGCTTTCTGACGGACTTTCATTTGAAATCCTGAAAGCAGTGGAGATTACATGTCCGATCATCTTCTGTACCGCTTTTGACCAATATATGCTGGATGCATTCAAAAGTAAGGGAATAGATTATATTCTGAAGCCTTTTTCCCGGGACGATATTTCAGAAGCTCTGAAAAAGGTGGATGAGCTAAGAAAATTCTTCCGGAAAAATGAACTTCCGGACATTGAATCTCTTTTACAAAAGATCAGCCAGCCCGAAGGCAAAAGCAGCTTCCTGGTTTTTAAGAATCAAAAATATACTACGATTGCTACTGAAAACATTGCCTATTTCTACATTCACAATGAAATTACCCATCTTGTTACATTTGATAAAGAACAGTTCCAGCTTTCACAGCCACTTGGACAGGTTGCAGAACAGGTTTCCGGGAAACAATTTTTCAGGATCAACCGTCAGTATCTGGTGAATTTTAAAGCTATCAAAGAAATGGAGCATTATTTTCAGCGTAAAATCCTGGTTAAGCTGGTTATTGAAACTCCTGAGAAACTCCTGATCAATAAAGAAAAGACGCATAGTTTCTTCACCTGGCTGGAAGACCGTTAA
- a CDS encoding GNAT family N-acetyltransferase — translation MENIKFEISPYQDELQLLIDGEKAGYMSIKIDGRLLIVYYTKIIEEREGHGYAKMLLDELVRYSEEKDLLVDPECDFVRQQFENHPARYKDIWHA, via the coding sequence ATGGAAAATATAAAGTTTGAAATATCACCATATCAAGATGAGCTGCAGCTGTTAATTGATGGAGAAAAAGCCGGATATATGTCAATAAAAATAGACGGCAGGCTGCTGATTGTTTATTACACTAAAATTATCGAAGAACGTGAAGGCCACGGATATGCCAAAATGCTTCTTGATGAGCTGGTTCGCTATTCTGAGGAGAAAGATCTGCTGGTAGACCCTGAATGTGACTTTGTACGCCAACAGTTTGAAAATCACCCTGCAAGATATAAAGATATCTGGCATGCCTGA
- a CDS encoding aldo/keto reductase, whose product MKFRKLGNTGEQLSAIGLGCMGMSFAYGPADEQESINTLHKALDLGVNFWDTADMYAAGENEKLISKVLVPNRDKIFIATKFGFRFKDGKPSHSGAPGTYFDGSPEWIRQAVDLSLQRLKIDTIDLYYAHRVDPNVPVEETVGAMAELVKEGKVKYLGLSEASAESIRKANEIHPITALQSEYSILTKDIEKEILPTIRELGITLVPYSPLARGLFANINEVQNFGDEDFRKTLPRYQAEYLENNKNLAREINEFAASKGIKGTQLALAWVLNQGEDIIPIPGTKRIKYLQENIEAVNIDLSPSDLETIDALLKKYPNVGERYTEGSMKLVNN is encoded by the coding sequence ATGAAATTCAGAAAATTAGGAAACACAGGAGAGCAGCTATCTGCAATAGGTTTGGGATGTATGGGGATGAGCTTTGCCTATGGCCCGGCCGATGAACAGGAAAGCATCAATACGCTGCATAAAGCATTGGATTTAGGAGTAAATTTCTGGGACACCGCAGATATGTATGCTGCCGGAGAGAACGAGAAATTAATTTCAAAAGTTCTGGTTCCGAACCGCGATAAGATCTTTATTGCCACCAAATTCGGATTCAGATTTAAAGATGGGAAACCAAGCCACAGCGGAGCTCCCGGAACCTATTTCGACGGTTCGCCGGAATGGATCAGACAGGCGGTGGATTTAAGCCTTCAGAGACTAAAAATCGACACCATTGATCTTTATTATGCCCATAGGGTAGACCCGAATGTTCCGGTAGAAGAAACGGTAGGCGCAATGGCAGAACTCGTTAAAGAAGGAAAAGTGAAATACCTTGGCTTGTCAGAAGCTTCCGCAGAATCTATCAGAAAAGCAAACGAAATTCACCCGATTACAGCATTGCAGTCGGAGTATTCTATCCTTACCAAAGACATAGAAAAAGAAATACTTCCTACCATCAGGGAATTGGGTATCACACTGGTTCCTTACTCGCCTCTGGCAAGAGGGCTTTTTGCCAACATCAATGAAGTACAGAATTTCGGCGATGAAGATTTTAGAAAAACATTGCCGCGATATCAGGCGGAATATCTGGAAAATAACAAGAACCTGGCAAGAGAAATCAATGAATTTGCAGCGTCTAAAGGTATCAAAGGAACTCAGCTGGCCTTAGCCTGGGTTCTGAACCAGGGAGAAGATATCATTCCGATCCCTGGAACCAAACGAATCAAATATCTTCAGGAGAATATCGAAGCCGTGAACATCGATCTTTCGCCATCGGACCTGGAAACTATTGATGCCCTTCTGAAAAAATACCCTAACGTAGGCGAAAGATATACAGAAGGTTCCATGAAATTGGTAAATAACTAA